From Streptomyces zhihengii, the proteins below share one genomic window:
- a CDS encoding AraC family transcriptional regulator: MDTDAAPDRKDEWARHWQYPGVPGLDLLRARYVRHSFTRHTHEGFVLGAVRQGIEDVVMPHGTIRARPGTVVMINPEVPHSAKAGVPEGWVYSTLYPSSELVASIAAETTTLRGTAGFAETIVEDADTARLVHEVHRAAEEGNALAADSVLRITVARLLRRHGASLPGRTAPVPGAATAGRARQVLEDRMADPPSLEELAQDLGTSPFALLRAFKAAYGLPPHTWLTDARVRRARRLLDGGAAPADAAVAVGFTDQPHLNRHFTRIVGVPPGAYRRERARTYKT; the protein is encoded by the coding sequence ATGGACACCGACGCGGCACCGGACCGGAAGGACGAGTGGGCACGGCACTGGCAGTACCCGGGCGTGCCCGGCCTGGACCTGCTGCGCGCACGCTACGTCCGGCACTCCTTCACCCGGCACACCCACGAGGGCTTCGTCCTCGGCGCCGTCCGCCAGGGCATCGAGGACGTGGTCATGCCGCACGGCACCATCCGCGCCCGGCCGGGCACCGTCGTCATGATCAACCCGGAGGTGCCGCACTCGGCGAAGGCCGGCGTCCCCGAGGGCTGGGTCTACTCGACCCTGTACCCGTCCTCGGAGCTGGTCGCGTCCATCGCCGCCGAGACGACCACGCTGCGCGGCACGGCGGGCTTCGCCGAGACCATCGTCGAGGACGCCGACACCGCCCGTCTGGTGCACGAGGTGCACCGTGCCGCGGAGGAGGGCAACGCCCTGGCCGCCGACAGCGTGCTGCGGATCACGGTGGCCCGGCTGCTGCGCCGGCACGGCGCCTCGCTGCCCGGCCGCACCGCGCCGGTGCCGGGGGCCGCCACGGCCGGGCGCGCACGGCAGGTCCTGGAGGACCGGATGGCCGATCCGCCCTCGCTGGAGGAGCTCGCGCAGGACCTGGGCACCAGCCCGTTCGCCCTGCTGCGCGCCTTCAAGGCCGCCTACGGACTGCCGCCGCACACCTGGCTCACCGACGCCCGGGTGCGCCGGGCCCGGCGGCTGCTGGACGGCGGGGCGGCACCCGCCGACGCGGCGGTCGCGGTGGGCTTCACCGACCAGCCGCATCTGAACCGTCACTTCACCCGGATCGTCGGCGTGCCGCCGGGGGCGTACCGCCGCGAGCGCGCAAGAACGTACAAGACCTGA
- a CDS encoding ATP-dependent helicase has protein sequence MARTALDSFSPATRGWFTGAFDAPTAAQEGAWAAIGEGADVLVVAPTGSGKTLAAFLAALDRLTSAPPPADPKQRCRVLYVSPLKALAVDVERNLRSPLTGIRQESVRLGLPEPEVRVGIRSGDTPPAERRALVTRPPDILITTPESLFLMLTSAARDALSGVETVILDEVHAVAGTKRGAHLALSLERLDELLPRPARRIGLSATVRPVDEVARFLSPQRRVEIVQPPSGKEFDLSVVVPVEDLGELGGSPASEASGAAAERPSIWPHVEERIADLVQAHRSTIVFANSRRLAERLCNRLNEIAYERATGAPMPEDAPPAEIMAQSGAAKGAPSLLARAHHGSVSKEQRALVEEDLKAGRLPAVVATSSLELGIDMGAVDLVVQVESPPSVASGLQRVGRAGHQVGAVSTGVVFPKYRGDLVQAAVVTERMRTGSIESLRVPANPLDVLAQQLVAMVSLDTWQFDDLLALVRRAAPFASLPESAFTAVLDMLAGRYPSDAFAELRPRVVWDRVAGTVTGRPGAQRLAVTSGGTIPDRGLFGVFLAGADPKKGGGRVGELDEEMVYESRVGDVFTLGTTSWRIEDITRDRVLVSPAPGVPGRLPFWKGDQLGRPLELGRAVGAFLREVGGLSEEDARLRLLAAGLDAWAADNVLAYLGEQRDACGHVPDDRTILVERFRDELGDWRVVIHSPFGAQVHAPWALALGARLAERYGMDAQVMHADDGIVLRLPDADLMSLDLLDQDPVADGSPHAGDQPPVSAGDSVFDKGEIAQIVTDQVGGSALFASRFRECAARALLLPRRNPGKRTPLWQQRQRASQLLQVASEFGSFPIVLEAVRECLQDVFDVPGLTELMGDIEARRVRLVEITTAEPSPFARSLLFGYVAQFLYEGDSPLAERRAAALSLDSRLLAELLGQAELRELLDADVLTELERELQWLTDDRRVKDAEGVADLLRVLGPLTGAEIAERGGEESWAEELAGARRAIRVRIGGTDHWAAIEDAGRLRDALGTALPVGVPEAFTEPVKDPLGDLLARFARTHGPFTSSRAAARFGLGPAVTEGALQRLAASGRVVQGEFHPSGIGQEWCDATVLRRLRRRSLAALRHELEPVAPAALASFLPQWQHMGANRLRGIDGLARAIEQLQGAAVPASALEKLVLPSRVSHYGPTLLDELTTTGEVLWAGAGALPGKDGWVSLYLADAAPLLLPAPHPLELTALHESVLTTLSGGYGLFFRQIADQVRATTHPDAPDPQLADALWDLAWSGRLTNDTLAPLRALLGSGRTAGSTAHRARRTVPRGRYGALSSAARTASRSGPPTVSGRWSLLPAPEPEPTHRAHALARTLLDRHGVVTRGAVAAEGVEGGFSATYRVLSVFEDSGQARRGYVVEGLGAAQFAMDGAVDRLRAAATARDREEGHGAPRAVVLAAADPANAYGAALPWPEPPEGAGHKPGRKAGSLVVLVDGELTLYMERGGKSLLAWAADPDAPALHAAAEALAGAAKDGALGTVTVERTNGTPALTSPLGRALEGAGFHATPRGLRLRP, from the coding sequence ATGGCCAGGACTGCGCTCGACTCCTTCTCCCCCGCGACCCGGGGCTGGTTCACGGGGGCCTTCGACGCGCCCACGGCCGCGCAGGAGGGCGCCTGGGCGGCCATCGGCGAGGGCGCGGACGTCCTGGTGGTCGCGCCGACCGGGTCCGGCAAGACGCTGGCCGCGTTCCTGGCCGCCCTCGACCGGCTCACCTCCGCTCCCCCGCCCGCCGACCCGAAGCAGCGCTGCCGCGTGCTGTACGTCTCCCCACTGAAGGCGCTCGCGGTCGACGTGGAGCGCAATCTGCGCAGCCCGCTGACGGGCATCCGGCAGGAGTCCGTCCGGCTGGGCCTGCCGGAGCCCGAGGTGCGGGTCGGCATCCGCTCCGGCGACACCCCGCCCGCGGAGCGGCGCGCCCTGGTCACCCGGCCGCCGGACATCCTGATCACCACGCCCGAGTCGCTCTTCCTGATGCTGACGTCGGCGGCCCGGGACGCCCTGTCCGGCGTCGAGACGGTCATCCTCGACGAGGTGCACGCCGTGGCGGGGACGAAGCGGGGCGCCCATCTCGCCCTCTCCCTGGAGCGCCTCGACGAGCTGCTGCCGCGTCCGGCCCGCAGGATCGGCCTGTCCGCCACCGTGCGCCCGGTCGACGAGGTGGCCCGCTTCCTGTCGCCGCAGCGCCGGGTGGAGATCGTCCAGCCGCCGTCGGGCAAGGAGTTCGACCTGTCGGTGGTGGTCCCGGTCGAGGACCTGGGCGAGCTGGGCGGCTCCCCCGCGTCGGAGGCCTCCGGCGCGGCGGCCGAGCGCCCGTCGATCTGGCCGCACGTGGAGGAGCGCATCGCCGATCTCGTCCAGGCGCACCGCTCCACGATCGTGTTCGCCAACTCCCGCCGTCTCGCGGAGCGCCTGTGCAACCGGCTCAACGAGATCGCCTACGAGCGGGCCACCGGCGCCCCCATGCCGGAGGACGCCCCGCCGGCCGAGATCATGGCCCAGTCGGGGGCCGCCAAGGGCGCCCCTTCGCTGCTGGCCCGGGCCCACCACGGCTCGGTCTCCAAGGAGCAGCGCGCGCTCGTCGAGGAGGACCTGAAGGCGGGCCGGCTGCCGGCCGTCGTGGCCACCTCCAGTCTGGAGCTGGGCATCGACATGGGCGCGGTGGACCTCGTCGTGCAGGTCGAGTCGCCTCCCTCGGTCGCCTCCGGCCTCCAGCGGGTGGGCCGTGCCGGGCACCAGGTGGGCGCGGTGTCCACCGGGGTGGTGTTCCCCAAGTACCGCGGCGATCTGGTCCAGGCGGCCGTGGTGACGGAGCGGATGCGGACGGGCTCCATCGAGTCGCTGCGCGTCCCGGCCAACCCGCTGGACGTCCTCGCGCAGCAGTTGGTGGCCATGGTCTCGCTGGACACCTGGCAGTTCGACGACCTGCTGGCCCTGGTGCGCCGGGCCGCCCCGTTCGCCTCGCTGCCCGAGTCGGCGTTCACCGCGGTGCTCGACATGCTGGCGGGCCGCTATCCGTCGGACGCCTTCGCCGAGCTGCGCCCCCGTGTGGTGTGGGACCGCGTCGCGGGCACGGTCACGGGCCGGCCCGGGGCGCAGCGGCTCGCCGTGACCTCCGGCGGCACCATCCCCGACCGGGGCCTGTTCGGCGTCTTCCTCGCGGGCGCCGACCCGAAGAAGGGCGGCGGCCGGGTCGGCGAGCTGGACGAGGAGATGGTCTACGAGTCCCGGGTGGGCGACGTCTTCACCCTGGGCACGACCTCCTGGCGCATCGAGGACATCACCCGCGACCGGGTCCTGGTCTCCCCGGCCCCCGGGGTGCCGGGGCGGCTGCCCTTCTGGAAGGGCGACCAGCTCGGCCGGCCGCTGGAGCTGGGCCGCGCGGTCGGCGCGTTCCTCCGCGAGGTCGGCGGCCTGTCCGAGGAGGACGCCCGGCTGCGCCTGCTCGCGGCCGGCCTCGACGCCTGGGCCGCCGACAACGTCCTCGCCTACCTCGGCGAACAGCGCGACGCCTGCGGCCACGTGCCCGACGACCGCACCATCCTGGTCGAGCGGTTCCGTGACGAGCTGGGCGACTGGCGGGTGGTGATCCACTCGCCCTTCGGCGCCCAGGTGCACGCGCCGTGGGCCCTGGCGCTGGGCGCCCGCCTCGCCGAGCGGTACGGCATGGACGCCCAGGTGATGCACGCCGACGACGGCATCGTGCTGCGGCTGCCCGACGCCGATCTGATGAGCCTCGACCTGCTCGACCAGGACCCGGTCGCCGACGGCTCCCCGCACGCCGGCGACCAGCCGCCGGTCTCCGCCGGCGACTCGGTCTTCGACAAGGGCGAGATCGCCCAGATCGTCACCGACCAGGTCGGCGGCTCCGCGCTGTTCGCGTCGAGGTTCCGCGAGTGCGCCGCCCGCGCCCTGCTGCTGCCGCGCCGCAACCCGGGCAAGCGCACACCGCTGTGGCAGCAGCGTCAGCGCGCCTCCCAACTGCTCCAGGTGGCGAGCGAGTTCGGCTCGTTCCCCATCGTCCTGGAGGCCGTCCGCGAATGCCTCCAGGACGTCTTCGACGTCCCCGGCCTCACCGAGCTGATGGGCGACATCGAGGCCCGCCGCGTCCGCCTGGTCGAGATCACCACCGCCGAGCCGTCTCCCTTCGCCCGCTCGCTGCTCTTCGGCTACGTGGCCCAGTTCCTCTACGAAGGGGACTCGCCGCTCGCGGAGCGCAGGGCCGCGGCCCTGTCCCTGGATTCCCGTCTGCTCGCCGAGCTGCTCGGCCAGGCCGAGCTCCGCGAGCTCCTCGATGCGGACGTCCTCACCGAGCTGGAGCGCGAGCTGCAGTGGCTCACCGACGACCGGCGGGTGAAGGACGCCGAGGGCGTGGCGGACCTGCTGCGCGTCCTCGGCCCGCTCACCGGCGCCGAGATCGCGGAGCGCGGCGGCGAGGAGTCCTGGGCCGAGGAGCTGGCCGGGGCGCGCCGCGCGATCCGGGTCCGGATCGGGGGCACCGACCACTGGGCGGCGATCGAGGACGCGGGCCGGCTGCGCGACGCCCTCGGCACGGCGCTCCCGGTCGGTGTGCCCGAGGCCTTCACCGAGCCGGTCAAGGACCCGCTGGGCGATCTGCTGGCCCGCTTCGCCCGCACCCACGGCCCGTTCACCTCCTCGCGGGCGGCGGCCCGTTTCGGGCTCGGCCCGGCGGTCACCGAGGGCGCGCTCCAGCGGCTCGCCGCCTCGGGGCGGGTCGTCCAGGGCGAGTTCCACCCCTCGGGCATCGGACAGGAGTGGTGCGACGCCACCGTCCTGCGCAGGCTGCGCCGCCGCTCCCTGGCGGCCCTGCGCCACGAGCTGGAGCCGGTGGCGCCCGCCGCGCTCGCCTCGTTCCTGCCCCAGTGGCAGCACATGGGTGCCAACCGCCTGCGCGGGATCGACGGACTGGCCCGCGCGATCGAGCAGCTCCAGGGCGCGGCCGTGCCCGCCTCGGCCCTGGAGAAGCTGGTGCTCCCGTCCCGGGTCTCCCACTACGGCCCCACCCTGCTCGACGAACTGACCACCACCGGTGAGGTCCTGTGGGCGGGCGCCGGCGCGCTGCCCGGCAAGGACGGCTGGGTCTCCCTGTACCTCGCGGACGCCGCCCCCCTGTTGCTGCCCGCCCCGCACCCGCTGGAGCTGACGGCCCTGCACGAGTCGGTCCTGACCACCCTCTCGGGCGGCTACGGCCTCTTCTTCCGGCAGATCGCCGACCAGGTCCGCGCCACGACCCACCCGGACGCCCCGGACCCCCAACTCGCCGACGCCCTGTGGGACCTGGCCTGGTCGGGCCGGCTCACCAACGACACCCTGGCGCCGCTGCGGGCACTGCTCGGTTCGGGCCGCACGGCCGGCTCGACGGCCCACCGCGCCCGGCGCACCGTCCCCCGCGGCCGGTACGGCGCCCTCTCCTCCGCCGCCCGCACCGCCTCCCGGTCGGGGCCGCCCACGGTCAGCGGGCGCTGGTCGCTGCTGCCGGCCCCGGAGCCCGAGCCCACCCACCGCGCGCACGCCCTGGCCCGCACCCTGCTGGACCGGCACGGGGTCGTCACCCGGGGCGCCGTGGCGGCCGAGGGGGTGGAGGGCGGTTTCTCTGCCACCTACCGCGTCCTGTCGGTGTTCGAGGACAGCGGCCAGGCGCGCCGCGGCTATGTCGTCGAGGGTCTCGGCGCCGCCCAGTTCGCGATGGACGGCGCCGTGGACCGGCTGCGCGCCGCGGCCACCGCCCGGGACCGGGAGGAGGGCCACGGCGCCCCCCGCGCCGTCGTCCTGGCGGCCGCCGATCCGGCCAACGCCTACGGCGCCGCCCTGCCGTGGCCGGAACCTCCGGAGGGGGCCGGGCACAAGCCCGGCCGCAAGGCGGGATCGCTGGTGGTGCTGGTCGACGGCGAACTGACGCTGTACATGGAGCGCGGCGGCAAGTCCCTGCTCGCCTGGGCCGCCGACCCGGACGCCCCCGCCCTCCACGCGGCCGCCGAGGCCCTGGCCGGCGCGGCGAAGGACGGTGCCCTCGGCACCGTGACGGTGGAGCGGACGAACGGCACACCGGCGCTGACGTCACCGCTCGGGCGCGCCCTGGAGGGCGCGGGATTCCACGCCACACCCCGGGGGCTGCGGCTGCGGCCCTGA
- a CDS encoding Fpg/Nei family DNA glycosylase, protein MPEGDTVWSAAHRLHTALAGQVLTVSDLRVPRLATVDLTGREVLDVTPRGKHLLTRFEGGLTLHSHLRMDGSWRVFRAGERFRGGPDFEIRAILGTQAHTAVGYRLPVLELLRTAEEERVVGHLGPDLLGPDWDPDAAVSNLLSDPGRALGEALLDQRNLAGIGNVYKCELAFLAKVSPWLPVGELGEGVPARLVATAHRLLDLNKARPDRTTTTGRRPGERLYVYGRRGRPCFRCGTPVSKADQGDGTSERPTYWCRGCQPGPTP, encoded by the coding sequence ATGCCCGAAGGAGACACCGTCTGGTCCGCCGCCCACCGGCTGCACACCGCCCTGGCCGGCCAGGTGCTGACCGTGTCCGACCTGCGGGTGCCGCGCCTCGCGACGGTGGATCTCACCGGGCGGGAGGTCCTGGACGTCACCCCGCGCGGCAAGCACCTGCTGACCCGCTTCGAGGGTGGCCTCACCCTCCACTCCCATCTGCGGATGGACGGCTCCTGGCGGGTGTTCCGCGCGGGCGAACGCTTCCGGGGCGGCCCCGACTTCGAGATCCGGGCGATCCTCGGCACGCAGGCGCACACGGCCGTCGGCTACCGGCTGCCCGTGCTGGAACTGCTGCGCACCGCGGAGGAGGAGCGGGTGGTGGGCCATCTGGGGCCCGACCTGCTCGGCCCCGACTGGGATCCGGACGCCGCCGTGTCCAACCTGCTGTCCGACCCCGGCCGCGCGCTCGGCGAGGCCCTGCTCGACCAGCGCAACCTCGCGGGCATCGGCAACGTCTACAAGTGCGAACTGGCCTTCCTGGCCAAGGTGTCGCCGTGGCTGCCGGTCGGCGAACTCGGTGAGGGCGTCCCGGCCCGGCTGGTGGCCACCGCGCACCGCCTCCTCGACCTCAACAAGGCCCGCCCGGACCGCACCACGACCACGGGCCGCCGCCCGGGTGAGCGCCTGTACGTGTACGGCCGCCGGGGGCGCCCCTGCTTCCGCTGCGGCACCCCGGTGAGCAAGGCCGACCAGGGCGACGGCACATCGGAGCGCCCGACCTACTGGTGCCGCGGCTGCCAGCCCGGCCCGACACCCTGA
- a CDS encoding Dps family protein, with protein MSVVKSPLSDADLKTVGDALRGALVDLVDLSLVAKQVHWNVVGPRFRSVHLQLDEVVDTARQHSDTVAERASAIGVNPDGRAATVAAQSAIGSVPEGWIKDTDAVQCLVDALGAVIARMRERIEATEKPDPVSQDILIGLTADLEKHAWMFQAETA; from the coding sequence ATGTCTGTCGTCAAGAGCCCTCTGTCCGATGCGGATCTGAAGACCGTCGGTGACGCCCTGCGGGGCGCGCTCGTCGACCTCGTCGATCTCTCCCTGGTCGCCAAGCAGGTCCACTGGAACGTGGTCGGCCCGCGCTTCCGCTCCGTCCACCTGCAGCTCGACGAGGTGGTGGACACCGCGCGCCAGCACTCCGACACCGTCGCCGAGCGCGCCTCGGCGATCGGCGTGAACCCGGACGGCCGCGCGGCCACGGTCGCCGCGCAGAGCGCCATCGGGTCCGTGCCCGAGGGCTGGATCAAGGACACCGATGCGGTGCAGTGCCTGGTGGACGCGCTCGGCGCCGTCATCGCCCGGATGCGCGAGCGCATCGAGGCGACGGAGAAGCCGGACCCGGTCAGCCAGGACATCCTCATCGGCCTCACCGCCGACCTTGAGAAGCACGCGTGGATGTTCCAGGCGGAGACGGCCTGA
- a CDS encoding helix-turn-helix domain-containing protein: MILLRRLLGDVLRRQRQRQGRTLREVSSSARVSLGYLSEVERGQKEASSELLSAICDALDVRMSELMREVSDELSLAELAASAAATEPVPAPVRPMLGSVSVTSVAGVPTERVTIKAPTEAVDVVAA, translated from the coding sequence ATGATTCTGCTCCGTCGCCTGCTGGGTGACGTGCTGCGTCGGCAGCGCCAGCGCCAGGGCCGTACTCTGCGCGAAGTCTCCTCGTCCGCCCGAGTCTCACTCGGCTATCTCTCCGAGGTGGAGCGGGGGCAGAAGGAGGCTTCCTCCGAGCTGCTCTCCGCGATCTGCGACGCGCTGGACGTACGGATGTCCGAGCTCATGCGTGAGGTGAGCGACGAACTGTCCCTGGCCGAGCTGGCCGCGTCGGCGGCCGCCACCGAACCGGTGCCGGCACCGGTACGCCCGATGCTGGGCTCCGTCTCCGTGACGTCGGTGGCAGGTGTGCCGACCGAGCGTGTGACGATCAAGGCGCCCACGGAAGCGGTCGACGTCGTCGCCGCCTGA
- a CDS encoding CinA family protein yields MNTAARVLTLLAERGETLAVAESLTGGLVASRLTEVPGASRVFRGSVTAYATALKSELLGVDAGLLAARGAVDPEVAAQMAAGVRRRLGATWGIATTGVAGPAAQDGKPVGTVYVAVSGPSGAGKTAALRLNGGREDIRKESVRRVLDLLSGELHGNARAQDTEQNGGT; encoded by the coding sequence GTGAACACGGCGGCCCGCGTGCTGACGCTGCTTGCGGAGCGTGGCGAGACGCTGGCCGTCGCCGAGTCCCTGACGGGCGGCCTCGTGGCCTCCCGGCTCACCGAGGTGCCCGGGGCGTCGCGTGTCTTCCGCGGGTCGGTGACGGCCTACGCGACCGCTCTCAAGAGTGAACTGCTGGGCGTGGACGCCGGCCTGCTGGCCGCGCGCGGCGCGGTCGACCCCGAGGTCGCCGCGCAGATGGCGGCGGGTGTGCGGCGCCGTCTCGGTGCCACCTGGGGGATCGCCACCACCGGCGTCGCGGGGCCCGCGGCCCAGGACGGCAAGCCCGTGGGGACGGTCTACGTGGCCGTTTCGGGACCTTCCGGCGCCGGGAAAACAGCCGCATTGCGGTTGAACGGCGGCCGGGAGGACATTCGTAAAGAGAGTGTACGGAGAGTGCTCGACCTGCTCTCCGGCGAACTGCACGGGAATGCGCGGGCACAGGATACGGAACAGAACGGGGGGACTTGA
- the pgsA gene encoding CDP-diacylglycerol--glycerol-3-phosphate 3-phosphatidyltransferase codes for MTGVPASAAGGTGRPAPGGKLGAAAVNQASLWNIANILTMIRLVLVPAFVVLLLQDGGYDPAWRAWAWAAFAVAMITDIFDGHLARTYNLVTDFGKIADPIADKAIMAAGLICLSALGDLPWWVTGVILFRELAITLMRFWVIRHGVIPASRGGKMKTLAQGTAVGMYVLALTGPLATLRFWVMAVAVVLTVATGLDYVRQAVLLRRRGLAKERAVAAADGSRTR; via the coding sequence ATGACCGGAGTGCCGGCATCCGCCGCGGGCGGCACCGGTAGGCCGGCGCCGGGCGGCAAGCTGGGCGCTGCGGCCGTCAACCAGGCCAGCCTGTGGAACATCGCCAACATCCTCACCATGATCCGGCTGGTGCTGGTGCCGGCGTTCGTGGTGCTGCTGCTCCAGGACGGCGGGTACGACCCCGCCTGGCGGGCCTGGGCGTGGGCCGCGTTCGCCGTCGCCATGATCACCGACATCTTCGACGGGCATCTGGCGCGGACGTACAACCTGGTCACCGACTTCGGGAAGATCGCCGACCCGATCGCCGACAAGGCGATCATGGCCGCCGGGCTGATCTGCCTCTCGGCACTCGGCGACCTCCCCTGGTGGGTGACGGGCGTCATCCTCTTCCGTGAGCTCGCGATCACGCTGATGCGGTTCTGGGTCATCCGGCACGGCGTCATCCCGGCCAGCCGGGGCGGCAAGATGAAGACCCTCGCCCAGGGCACCGCGGTCGGGATGTACGTCCTCGCGCTGACCGGACCGCTGGCCACCCTGCGCTTCTGGGTGATGGCGGTCGCCGTCGTGCTGACGGTCGCCACCGGGCTCGACTACGTGCGCCAGGCGGTGCTGCTGCGGCGCAGGGGCCTCGCCAAGGAGCGGGCCGTGGCGGCCGCCGACGGGAGCCGGACGCGGTGA
- the rimO gene encoding 30S ribosomal protein S12 methylthiotransferase RimO, with protein MPERRTVALVTLGCARNEVDSEELAGRLAADGWELVEEASDADVAVVNTCGFVEAAKKDSVDALLEANDLKDHGRTQAVVAVGCMAERYGKELAEALPEADGVLGFDDYADISDRLQTILSGGIHASHTPRDRRKLLPLSPAERQGATEVALPGHGDALATAPEDLPDGVAPVSGPRAPLRRRLGTSPVASVKLASGCDRRCTFCAIPSFRGSFISRRPSDVLGETRWLAEQGVKEVMLVSENNTSYGKDLGDIRLLETLLPELAAVDGIERVRVSYLQPAEMRPGLIDVLTSTDKVVPYFDLSFQHSAPGVLRAMRRFGDTERFLELLATIRGKAPQAGVRSNFIVGFPGESEADFAELERFLGAARLDAIGVFGYSDEEGTEAVGYENKLDADVIAERLAHLSRVAEELTSQRAEERLGETLEVLVESVDEEEGAVGRAAHQAPETDGQTLLTSAEGLVPGRMVTAKVVATEGVDLVADCLDEEAGR; from the coding sequence ATGCCCGAACGCCGTACCGTCGCCCTTGTCACTCTTGGCTGCGCCCGTAACGAGGTGGACTCGGAGGAGCTCGCAGGCCGCCTGGCGGCGGACGGCTGGGAGCTCGTCGAGGAAGCCTCCGACGCGGATGTCGCCGTCGTCAACACCTGCGGCTTCGTCGAAGCCGCCAAGAAGGACTCCGTCGACGCCCTGCTGGAGGCCAACGATCTCAAGGATCACGGCCGCACCCAGGCCGTCGTCGCCGTCGGCTGCATGGCCGAGCGCTACGGCAAGGAGCTCGCCGAGGCCCTGCCCGAGGCCGACGGCGTGCTCGGCTTCGACGACTACGCCGACATCTCCGACCGCCTGCAGACCATCCTCAGCGGAGGCATCCACGCCTCCCACACCCCGCGCGACCGGCGCAAGCTGCTGCCCCTGAGCCCCGCAGAGCGCCAGGGGGCCACCGAGGTCGCGCTGCCCGGCCACGGCGACGCCCTCGCGACGGCGCCGGAGGACCTCCCCGACGGCGTCGCTCCCGTCTCCGGCCCCCGCGCACCCCTGCGCCGCCGCCTCGGCACCAGCCCCGTCGCCTCCGTGAAGCTCGCCTCCGGCTGCGACCGCCGCTGCACCTTCTGCGCCATCCCGTCCTTCCGCGGCTCCTTCATCTCGCGCCGCCCCAGCGACGTGCTCGGCGAGACCCGCTGGCTGGCCGAGCAGGGCGTCAAGGAGGTCATGCTGGTCTCCGAGAACAACACCTCCTACGGCAAGGACCTCGGCGACATCCGGCTGCTGGAGACCCTGCTGCCCGAGCTGGCGGCCGTCGACGGCATCGAGCGGGTGCGGGTCAGCTACCTCCAGCCCGCGGAGATGCGCCCCGGCCTCATCGACGTCCTGACGTCGACCGACAAGGTCGTGCCCTACTTCGACCTCTCCTTCCAGCACTCGGCCCCCGGAGTCCTGCGCGCCATGCGCCGCTTCGGCGACACCGAGCGCTTCCTCGAACTGCTGGCGACCATCCGGGGCAAGGCCCCCCAGGCCGGTGTGCGCTCCAACTTCATCGTCGGGTTCCCCGGCGAGAGCGAGGCGGACTTCGCCGAGCTGGAGCGCTTCCTCGGCGCCGCGCGCCTCGACGCGATCGGCGTCTTCGGCTACAGCGACGAGGAGGGCACCGAGGCCGTCGGCTACGAGAACAAGCTCGACGCCGACGTCATCGCCGAGCGCCTCGCGCACCTCTCCCGGGTCGCCGAGGAACTGACCTCGCAGCGTGCCGAGGAGCGCCTGGGCGAGACCCTGGAGGTGCTGGTCGAGAGCGTCGACGAGGAGGAGGGCGCCGTCGGCCGGGCCGCCCACCAGGCGCCCGAGACCGACGGGCAGACCCTCCTCACCTCGGCCGAAGGCCTCGTCCCCGGGCGGATGGTCACCGCGAAGGTCGTCGCCACGGAGGGAGTCGACCTGGTGGCCGACTGTCTGGACGAGGAGGCGGGCAGATGA
- a CDS encoding helix-turn-helix domain-containing protein, with amino-acid sequence MSIGNSPEDNRPSDEDVRPSVGHALQQARIGAGLTVEEVSAATRVRIPIVHGIEEDDFSRCGGDVYARGHIRTFARAVGLDPEPLVSQYDAEHGGRPSPTPAAPLFEAERIRPERSRPNWTAAMVAAIVAVVGFAGFTLVSGDGDGKETRVAEGTTPQAKPSPTKAPVKPADPKPDPSDSAIAAVPKDKVTVQLSVVDDKSWIQAKSHNGKLLFDGTLQKGDTKTFQDDERVDLILGNAGAIELFVNGKKIQDEFERGGVERLTYTKGDPEAG; translated from the coding sequence GTGTCCATCGGCAACTCCCCCGAAGACAACCGCCCTTCCGATGAGGACGTGCGGCCGTCGGTCGGCCACGCCCTCCAGCAGGCGCGCATCGGCGCGGGTCTGACCGTCGAAGAGGTCAGTGCCGCCACCCGGGTGCGCATCCCCATCGTCCACGGCATCGAGGAAGACGACTTCTCCCGCTGCGGCGGCGACGTCTACGCGCGCGGTCACATCCGCACCTTCGCGCGCGCCGTCGGCCTCGACCCCGAACCGCTGGTCTCGCAGTACGACGCGGAGCACGGCGGACGGCCGTCGCCGACGCCCGCCGCGCCGCTGTTCGAGGCCGAGCGCATCCGCCCCGAACGCAGCAGGCCCAACTGGACAGCCGCCATGGTCGCCGCCATCGTCGCCGTGGTCGGCTTCGCCGGCTTCACGCTCGTCAGCGGCGACGGCGACGGCAAGGAGACCCGGGTCGCCGAGGGGACCACGCCCCAGGCCAAGCCGTCGCCGACCAAGGCACCGGTCAAGCCCGCCGACCCCAAGCCCGACCCCTCCGACAGCGCCATCGCCGCCGTGCCGAAGGACAAGGTCACCGTCCAGCTCTCGGTCGTCGACGACAAGAGCTGGATCCAGGCCAAGTCGCACAACGGCAAGCTGCTCTTCGACGGCACCCTCCAGAAGGGCGACACGAAGACCTTCCAGGACGACGAGCGCGTGGATCTCATCCTCGGCAACGCCGGCGCGATCGAGCTCTTCGTCAACGGGAAGAAGATCCAGGACGAGTTCGAACGCGGCGGCGTCGAGCGTCTGACCTACACCAAGGGCGACCCCGAGGCCGGCTGA